GCTCATACTGACAAGAAAGACAAGTTTGGACGCACAAGCACCTAGCATTGTCAAAACATGCTTGTATTGAAGAACAATCTAACCTTTTCTCAAGGCAGAATGTCATCACAACTATCTACTACTCTGAGCAAGAACCATCAGTTTAGTTGTAAAGAAATACCCAATGTATTTCTCAAGTTACAACTTCCCCAATTTTAGCCGTAAAGGAGGGGAAAGAGTAAGGGATTCTTACATCCTCAAGTCCTGTGAATGGCCTAGTCAGTCCTCTCTCTCTAAGTGCCTTATGGAAATCTGTGAACTTCCATGTACAGCGTTCAGCTCCAACTACATACACAGGTTTCCTGGGAAGGAAGGTATGAATCACAACAAAATTTTAAGGAAAAacatgttcaaaaaaaaattagatcATGAACAACCACTGAGCTAATTGTCAGACATACCCAGTGCTGCAAGCCTCACTCAACATGCTAACTGAATCTGCTGTGATGACAAAAGCATCAGCCCAAGCTAGATGCCCCATGTGTGGATTTGGCTCTGAAGATTTAAGAAATATATCAATTAGATGATCATCCAAATAAAATTATAACTACACAAACTAATATAGATTATTGTTTCTGAGTCACCTTCACCATTCCAAATGTGTACTTTTGGATCCATCCCAAGCTCTTTGACCACGATTTTAGAATGCTACATGAAATAAACAATGCCCAGAGTGTCAATTACATTTAACATGTTGCCAATTGGTATAATTTGAGATGCAATCTGTAAGAAATACCTTTTCTGGTGTCCTTCTGGAGAAGGATATTCTTACGCTCCCACAGCTCGCAAGAACATTGTGAAGGGAGGCTGTTAATTGCTTAACAAGGTCTGCCCCATACCTGCAGTATCCTACTCATAATCCAGGAATGATATAAGTTGGATATACATGAACCTAGCGGCAAAGAAAGCTACCACAAAGGGATACAAAAAGAACAAAATAAATCATACTCTACAGTCCTGAtaaaatttcatgaatttccatacaCGTCTTAGTTTTCCTAGACCACTGAATAACTGAAGGTAAACAAGCAAGATTTATGGACTCTATGGTTGGAGAGAAATAAGAGATGCTTTGAAGGCAAAAAGAGTCGCATTTCAGTGGTCAAAAACAAGTGTATCCAGTATTTGTACTATTGGTGAAAGGAGGGCTTGTTAGAGGATATGGATCAGTATCTTGATTTCCTAAATTTGTTAGGGAGAAGCATGTAATGGCTGATTGGTCTGAGTTCTTTTTGTTGTAATTTCTGTACCAGCTTGGTACTTCATTAATAAAATTTAACCCacctttatcaaaaaaaaaaaaaaaagatttaaatatCATCCCTATTTGAGGGTCTCCAAAATAACATGCAATAAAGACGATTAATCTATATAGATACTAGCCATTGAAAAGGAATGATACTCATTTATGACAGATTGGACCAGACAATAAACTGGGTTACAAGTATCCTCAAACTGCAAACCAAGCATTATGAAACCCAATTATGAAGATAAAGTACAGTCTACTCAAGCAGATGTCGAGAAGTTAGAATATCAAACCACAAAATTTTGGAACCAAGCAATATGGAAACCCATAGATAAAGATCAAACAGTTCACTGAAGAAGATATTCAGCAGCAAGAATTAAAAAGCAATAAATCTGCACAAACGGACTTGGCTTCTTGACATGGAAGAAGAAGTTTGCTTTACTATGCTTCATTCTTACCCACTCAAGTTAGATAATTGACTCCACTACAACTAATGATGTAGCCAAAGATTCACACTGGTACCAGATACAATATTGTTATTGTTACCAGTTTCTACTAAATTCCCTTTTGCATTACAACAGTATATCTTCTCACAAACTTTGCATCCACCATTATAAccattaaataattttaaaaaaaaaatcagcaatTATATACTTCAAAATTCAACATTATATATTCCAATTTATATCTCATGCGATCTCAGCTTCATCTCTTTGTACTTTCCTTTGTTTAACGAAATGAAGTTATGAAGTTTGATTTTGCAATGAAAGGATATCAGTCATTTGGATTGAAGAAATATCGTACTTGTAGGGCCTCCAATGTTGACCACCAATAAGGGCTTCGGCAAAGGCGCAAACTCTTCATGCCAGGTAATGGCTGCAGCTCTAAGCACAGAAAAATCAACTTGATGTAGAGCTCCTACCGTAAGTACCTTGTTTTTTCAGAAAACAGAAGTCAAAGCCCACAGATGATCAATTTAGGTACAACAGCTCTCAACACAGAAATATATTACATATTAGATGCTAAAACTAATATAAATGTTGAGGATACCTACAACATGCTTATCAGGTGGTTCATAGGGTGTTATCCACTTGTGCAGAAAACGTGGAACTTGTTCCTTCCCTTGAGGAGTTAAAGGGTAATAGTCATGCTTGGGGGTGATTACCAAGTCGAATCTGTCCAAACGGGACCTTGGATGCTGAATCTGAAGTTGAAATGCAGCAGGGACAAATAAATGAGAGTTTCTTCTACAGATGCAGATACATTCAAGAATTTCCCAAAAAAAAAGTACATGGCATACAATCCAAATATGTAATAACAGCTTTCTTTGATGAACTGAACAGGAAATCCAGCAGCTACCATTAGCAGTCCCTAAAATTGAGGAATCCTTCATGAGTCAACCAGTTCTTCGAGAAAAACGATTCAGTCACAAATGTTTCGGAAGTTTCTAGTCAGAGCGAGTTGTGTGTGTTATTAAAAGCCATCACCATGTGAAGCAAGGGATTATCGCTTCATGGGCTAAGTCAAGCGTTTCATAGAAGCATTCAGTTCTTTGAATATCAATTTTGAGGAGTTGActtaatatcaacattttcatacattgggtattaaaaaaaaaaaaaaaaaattaagtcaaCGATAACCAACATGGGTATTAAAATAACTGTAATTTGATCATTCATATTTTTAATAATCGGTGTCGGGGCCAGCTTGCGcgtacctcgactaattccacgggtacctgctacctcccaccaacacTATCAGTAGCTCTATCCACAAGGCTTGGACAGATGGGAAGAGATCACCTAGAGCTCATTTGGATGGGCTTACGGCTTgtgacttataagccaaaagtcGTAAGTTAGAAATTCTAGCTTATGGCTTTTAGCTTATTTTTGTCACTTTGGCTTAAAAACAAGTGCTTAAAAGCAATTTTTAATCTTATCCAAACActataaaagtgcttaaaagcacctaaaataagtcaatccaaacaggctcctagtCTTTTTGCCTCCGTTGGGATTTGAACTAGAGaggttctcaacccacttcattgaccactaggccacaccctggGTGCATAATTGTCATCTGATCATTAAACTACTAAATTCATATATCTTTGATATCTTTTAATGTTATGACTTGTGCGCTTCACTTCTCGCTTTTTTACTTCAAGCCCCATGGACCTTGTTGCTTTTTTGCACTTTTCACTATTAAAAACACTGTATCTGCACGTTCACTTCGttatcaaaatttaaaaaaaaaaaaaaaaaacaacaacaacaacaacaacttatcCAAAAGACCTGCACATTCACTACAAGGAATTTCACTAAACTTGCAGCCTAATTTCTTCTTCACCATTTTGGTTCCTCTGTAGCTCATATCAACTATCAGGAGAACATCTATTGTACTAAGTTGTGATCACAGCTGATTGACAGAgtggacccaaaaaaaaaaaacagatataTTTGTTCATTGACATGTAGACCTGTGCATTCAAATACAGATAGCTTGAAGCAGGAAAGACAGCTTTTCAAGCAGAGAAACATCCTAATATGCCTTTTGACTTCTCAAGAATTTAGTCTCTAATAGGCAACCAGAAAAAAACTGCAGGACTAAATAAACTGCAAGAGTAAATCACATCTTTCTCATATGGAAATTGGACATATATGTTCTTTTTTTATAGCCAGACATTTATAGCCAGACATATAAGTGTATCTAAAGAAATGGAAACTGTTGTAGAGCATGAAGCGTGATCAAGTTTTCATCAAATTCGTTCTTAGTTCCTACTCCTCGAGTAGATTAAAGTTCATAGATAAACAAGTTGTCCAACAGCAAGAGTCAAACGGTTCGCAGAGAAGAAGGGTAGCACAATGcacaaattctttttttttttttaatcaatagCACAATGCACAACTTCTTTTGTATTAGAAAGCAAAAAAGGATGTCAGCAGGCATTAAAATCTACCACGTAAAGAAATATATTGACAATTACCAAGAAATAGATCATTGGGTTCCAATTGTGTTATGAAACATAAATTTGCTCCTCGTAACCTTTGTCTTTTCACCATTCGGAGTTACTGCAGATCTTCAAGATAATTTAGACCTAGTTTGATACACTTTTGAGTTATTCATAGTTAAGAATTAAGCCTAGGCTTGTAATTAGGAAGCTTTCTGTATGCATGATTTAACCAACCCTATTTGAAGAATGCTAATATTTCCTCAGCCCCTGTGGATCCAAGGGGTTCCTATCCTCGAGGCTATCAGTTGTTACAACAGATATCTTCTTCCTACAAATGTTTGACACCTCTTTAACAGAGATTTGGAATTATCGCAGGTGTGTTACCAAATATCTCCACTGGGATAGTTTTTCACCACTGATGGAATGTCATTTGAGAAACTGTCCAGCCCACCACCAATAAATAGATAAATAATAAGGAAGAGGGGGAAAGATTAAAAAGAGGAATAGGTTAAATGGACTTTCAACTGTAACGATCTGCAGAAAAATCTCGCGCAGAAGCATCAGATTTCATACCTGGACAACAAAAACATTATCAGATGCCAATCTTTTTATGGAGCTAGTAATTGAAATCGTATCTCTTCCAGATGCAATCACCAGCAATGGACCATCCCTGATAAGGAACAATCATTAGCTCATCATTACTTCACTGAGTTTTCGATCGAGAGCACAAACATTATTTTTACCGTTACAAAAGTGGAGGTCATTTCCAAGAAAGGTGTTTTAAAATGACACTGaaacaaaacatatttttttaaagaaaaaaatccAACAAAACTGGCAGTAGTCCCAATTTTTCAAAGTTAAGAAAAAGAATAAACCAGTGCTTGTTCGATCACTTTTGTGCATATTACTTGAAGTGCACACTTGTCTGAAGCGCATAATTtatgaaaaattaaaaagtacCAAACATGAAAAGATTTAGTACTGCTATAGTTTTTTATAAGATACTTTAGTACTGCTATAGTAATCAAATTTCAATTACAAATTTACAATAACTAATTTCAACATTCAATATACAATGATGTTGAAATTAGCCAACACCTTAGAGTGGAGATTCAAAGAACATTTCTTCCCGATTGAATCACTATACCACCATTTCTTGAAGTTCACATTTCTCTGAAGCGCATAGCTTCACGCGACAAAACGATGGCTTTTAACAACACTTGTTTCCGATATTTTAGGTTTATGTTTGCCAAGAGTCTTTAGTTTGATAAGAAATTTTATGTCACTATATGAATTAAGTGTGAGATAGCGAGAATCTCTAGTTTCAGAGAACTCCTAATTCTCTCAAGGGACAAATTAGGTTAGAATGAGATGGACCAGAGTAGAGCCGAACacaaatatataatttttatatcCATCATAACTAGTCTAAGATTGGCAAGTAGTTGATCAATTAATTTTTTGGTAAATTAGACCCCCTCCTCATGGGCCCACGACCCTCCCTTGGTAACTCAAACTCCAACCTTGGTTGGAAGTAGAGAGCTCTACCACTAAAGAACTGAAAAATTAATATCTTCACTGACTAAAACTCCAAAGAtccacaagattctctacaaataGAGAATTGACTGCATCTGGTAATATTATACATACTCAAAAATCTAACCAATAAGTTGGCTTTCACATAAAAACTTATGCACTAGAAATTACCCATTTTTGTAACATCTACCATAGACTCGAACAAAGAAAATAGTACAACAACTATACAAGCATTTTTCGTTGTGTACATCTATTATAACTTTGCATAAAGGAAATtactgccaaaaaaaaaaatggacctttGACCTAACTCAACGCAAAAACTAGCTCATGAGGTGAGGATTTcccaagaccatataaggagaccaccccATCAATGTGGACTCTAGCATCACTCTACACACCCGATCTTGGCAAAGACTCAAATAATCAgtgttttcttttcttgttcttcctTCTGGTGTCCGACGAAGCTCCCCTTCAGCAAGTAGTACTCCTATCTCTAGAGTCCGAACAACCATTTAGGCGCTCGTCTCTCTAGGATCATTCAAGCACCATTATCTTTTCAACAAAAGCCGCTGCTACTATTTGCGCAACTGACACACTCTTCTAAACCATGAATTTCTGGGCATTTTTATGCAATTGAAGTTAAATTGATAATAGTTATAAGGATCTACAACACTAAATCTCTTCTTGGTGACTGAGAGTAAAGTTACCAACGACTTCCCGCCGAAAAGAATTCCAGCACCGCTTTTCTTTGTGGTGATCGTGCACTACTCCGGCGAGATTTCAATGTCAACTTTCTATTTTTTTGTGAAATAAGCACACTGAAGTTGGTCCGCTTTGAGTTTGAGGGAGTACGTCAGAATATCAAGTGAATATGGGCCTAAATTCATCGACATCTAGATTCATTATACTTGAATAAGAAAATCGTACATAATATAATATACTTAATCCCGATGTGTGGTGGTGGGGCCTGGGAAATAATGGAGTGTTCTCTGTGAAGTCTTTTTATGAGAAACTTTGGGTTAGGAAAGAGGTTGATTTCCCTGGTAATGCAATATGGGTTCCAAGTGTGCCAAGAAAAGTGTGTTTTTTTCACTTGGCTAGCCTCTAGAAGGGTGATTTTGACAGCGGAAAATCTTAGAAGACAGAAGGTTGTCTGCGTCGGTGGTACATGTGCAAGGAGACGGGCGAGGACGTGGATCACCTTCCTCTACATTGCGGGCTGACCATGAGATTATGGTGGGATATGTTTAGGTGGTTTCACACACATTGGGTAATGCCAAGAACTGTGAAAGATTTGATGTTCAGTTGGAAGAGCCAAAGAAGGAGAAGACGAAAGGCTTGGAACGTGGTACGGCTTGCATTAATGTGGGTAGTGTGGACAGAGAGAATAGGAAAGCTTTTGATGGAGTAGAGTCGAGTTTCTCTCAGTTGAGGAGTAGCATCCGCTCTCTTATTTACTTTTGGTGTAAACAGAAAGCTCCTAGCTATATACATGATTGGGTGGAGTTCGTAGAGGATCATATTTTATAGATGCTTGATCGTATGGTATACCCCTTGTATACAGCCGTTGTGGCAatgtttatgaatgaaaatacttttacttgatcccaaaaaaaaaaaaatatatatatatatatataagatacaTTAGAATATTTTGTATTTAATTCCAAGAATATTTATTTACCTTATTAGCGTACTGATCAATAATCACCTACCATATTAAACATAATCTTAGAATCCAATATAAGGACCACCTCTGTACCTTGTTAAGTAAGTCTATGAGAAGCTTTCTATTTTCACATAGTATTAGAGCAAGCAAAGGTTATGAGTTCAAGTCTCCGAGCCACTCATTAGGAAAAAGAGTCACGTGTTGCTCAATGAAAAAGAATCAGCACGCGCGTAAGGAGGCGTGTTGATGACATAATTAAGAATAAGTGTGCATTCTCTAACAgattaagctttta
The sequence above is a segment of the Lycium barbarum isolate Lr01 chromosome 6, ASM1917538v2, whole genome shotgun sequence genome. Coding sequences within it:
- the LOC132600608 gene encoding mitochondrial fission protein ELM1 isoform X3 — its product is MRSLIRIGLVQALGLSDKHTLYRVTRPKGGVNEWLHWLPVSFHKSLYYIISQIFGILLRRRARKPGTLRMGNGGTGLSSILEADVKSIVRMARETFEKDGPLLVIASGRDTISITSSIKRLASDNVFVVQIQHPRSRLDRFDLVITPKHDYYPLTPQGKEQVPRFLHKWITPYEPPDKHVVLTVGALHQVDFSVLRAAAITWHEEFAPLPKPLLVVNIGGPTRYCRYGADLVKQLTASLHNVLASCGSVRISFSRRTPEKHSKIVVKELGMDPKVHIWNGEEPNPHMGHLAWADAFVITADSVSMLSEACSTGKPVYVVGAERCTWKFTDFHKALRERGLTRPFTGLEDMSESWSYPPLNDTAVAATRVNEALAERGWKIKA
- the LOC132600608 gene encoding mitochondrial fission protein ELM1 isoform X2; the protein is MRSLISIGLVRALGLSDKHTLYRVTRPKGGVNEWLHWLPVSFHKSLYYIISQIFGILLRRRARKPGTLRMGNGGTGLSSILEADVKSIVRMARETFEKDGPLLVIASGRDTISITSSIKRLASDNVFVVQIQHPRSRLDRFDLVITPKHDYYPLTPQGKEQVPRFLHKWITPYEPPDKHVVLTVGALHQVDFSVLRAAAITWHEEFAPLPKPLLVVNIGGPTRYCRYGADLVKQLTASLHNVLASCGSVRISFSRRTPEKHSKIVVKELGMDPKVHIWNGEEPNPHMGHLAWADAFVITADSVSMLSEACSTGKPVYVVGAERCTWKFTDFHKALRERGLTRPFTGLEDMSESWSYPPLNDTAVAATRVNEALAERGWKIKA
- the LOC132600608 gene encoding mitochondrial fission protein ELM1 isoform X1, with the protein product MKPIRLPEPPSSPRAMTGVPDIFEGGVHGVIRRAVIIGNGFPASENQSIGLVQALGLSDKHTLYRVTRPKGGVNEWLHWLPVSFHKSLYYIISQIFGILLRRRARKPGTLRMGNGGTGLSSILEADVKSIVRMARETFEKDGPLLVIASGRDTISITSSIKRLASDNVFVVQIQHPRSRLDRFDLVITPKHDYYPLTPQGKEQVPRFLHKWITPYEPPDKHVVLTVGALHQVDFSVLRAAAITWHEEFAPLPKPLLVVNIGGPTRYCRYGADLVKQLTASLHNVLASCGSVRISFSRRTPEKHSKIVVKELGMDPKVHIWNGEEPNPHMGHLAWADAFVITADSVSMLSEACSTGKPVYVVGAERCTWKFTDFHKALRERGLTRPFTGLEDMSESWSYPPLNDTAVAATRVNEALAERGWKIKA